A region of Kineosporia sp. NBRC 101731 DNA encodes the following proteins:
- a CDS encoding lysylphosphatidylglycerol synthase transmembrane domain-containing protein codes for MSAPSGPDTGGANEFPAVEDDTGGKSEADIESVGGADEPTRTKDEATSPPATGNGSGQALIGRIGALAGRASELSRRRSFRVAFGLLLVALAVWAVFSRREEVADAVTQLSPGWLAFAALATVLNVALAGMVWRTLLADLGSRLRLPVAARIFFVGQLGKYLPGSVWPVVMQTELGRDHHVPRRRTATATVVSMLLSVLSALLVVLIAVPFAPDALPDGFGWAVLLVVPLAVVLHPAVMGRLVDRALRIVSKEGLPERTSGRGTVVSTLWAIGSWVGAGLQVWALSVPLGADANASTALLLIGGYALAWAVGFVIIIAPAGAGAREVALAAVLSTVLDDHGKVVVVVLISRVLFTAVDLLAAGAGILAARRTQPAAESPEHPII; via the coding sequence GTGAGCGCGCCCTCGGGTCCGGACACCGGCGGAGCGAACGAGTTCCCGGCTGTTGAGGACGACACCGGTGGGAAGTCAGAGGCTGACATCGAGTCGGTGGGTGGCGCCGACGAGCCAACCAGAACGAAGGACGAGGCGACGTCGCCTCCCGCTACCGGCAACGGTTCCGGTCAGGCCCTGATCGGGCGGATCGGCGCGCTCGCGGGCCGGGCCAGTGAGCTCAGCCGCCGCCGCTCGTTCCGGGTCGCCTTCGGCCTGCTGCTCGTGGCGCTCGCGGTCTGGGCCGTGTTCAGCCGCCGCGAGGAGGTGGCCGACGCCGTCACCCAGCTCAGCCCGGGCTGGCTGGCCTTCGCGGCCCTGGCCACGGTGCTCAACGTGGCGCTCGCCGGCATGGTCTGGCGCACCCTCCTGGCCGACCTCGGCTCCCGGCTGAGACTGCCGGTCGCGGCCCGCATCTTCTTCGTCGGCCAGCTCGGCAAGTACCTGCCCGGCAGCGTCTGGCCGGTGGTCATGCAGACCGAGCTGGGCCGCGATCACCACGTGCCCCGCCGCCGCACGGCTACCGCCACGGTCGTCAGCATGCTGTTGTCGGTGCTCAGCGCCCTGCTGGTGGTGCTGATCGCCGTGCCGTTCGCCCCCGACGCCCTGCCCGACGGTTTCGGCTGGGCCGTGCTGCTGGTGGTTCCCCTGGCCGTCGTGCTGCACCCCGCCGTGATGGGGCGCCTCGTCGACCGGGCCCTGCGCATCGTCAGCAAGGAAGGGCTGCCCGAGCGCACCTCCGGCCGTGGCACCGTCGTCTCCACGCTGTGGGCCATCGGCTCCTGGGTCGGTGCGGGCCTGCAGGTCTGGGCCCTCAGCGTGCCGCTGGGCGCCGACGCCAATGCCTCCACCGCCCTCCTGCTGATCGGTGGCTACGCCCTGGCCTGGGCGGTCGGCTTCGTCATCATCATCGCCCCGGCGGGCGCGGGGGCCCGCGAGGTCGCCCTCGCCGCCGTGCTGTCGACGGTGCTCGACGACCACGGCAAGGTGGTCGTGGTGGTGCTGATCTCCCGGGTCCTCTTCACCGCCGTCGACCTGCTCGCGGCGGGCGCCGGCATCCTGGCCGCCCGTCGGACCCAGCCGGCCGCCGAGTCACCCGAACATCCCATCATCTGA
- a CDS encoding glycosyltransferase family 4 protein — MAELFVVPDLPDPPDRPDPIEPPGPLRVAVVGPSHPFKGGVAAHTTQTAHALAAAGHDVELVSWSRLYPHALYPGEQAVPDGGPDLPPFPNTTRPLRWDRPNSWWSTGKALRDVDLVVIVVVVPVQVPSLLALVRSIRMASRGRRVGAAKPRIIAIAHNVVPHETHPGGEFLIRQMLRSVDGIVVHSAEQARLAHELGLDRRPVVTVPLAPHLPGGLPEPAGRQLAAGRAPRSAGDPLRVLTLGMVREYKGYDLLLEAAKGVPEVTVTVAGEQWGAAGERVRELAADPALAARVHVMPGYVAGVDIPALMASHDVLALPYRHATASQNVLLGHAHGLPVLATSVGTFPDDVHDGVDGLLVPSADVPALVTALKQLTAPGELDRLRAGLPDIDLAGPWDRYVEALTGVVPVESRQP, encoded by the coding sequence ATGGCGGAGTTGTTCGTGGTGCCTGATCTACCTGACCCGCCTGACCGGCCCGACCCGATCGAGCCCCCCGGGCCCCTGCGGGTCGCGGTCGTCGGTCCGTCGCACCCGTTCAAGGGCGGCGTGGCGGCGCACACCACGCAGACCGCGCACGCCCTGGCCGCCGCCGGTCACGACGTGGAACTGGTCTCCTGGTCCCGGCTCTACCCGCACGCGCTCTACCCGGGTGAGCAGGCCGTGCCCGACGGTGGCCCGGATCTTCCGCCGTTCCCGAACACCACCCGCCCGCTGCGCTGGGACCGCCCGAACTCCTGGTGGAGCACCGGCAAGGCCCTGCGCGACGTCGACCTGGTCGTCATCGTCGTGGTCGTGCCGGTGCAGGTGCCGTCGCTGCTGGCGCTCGTGCGCTCGATCCGGATGGCCTCCCGCGGTCGCCGGGTCGGGGCGGCCAAGCCCCGCATCATCGCCATCGCCCACAACGTGGTGCCGCACGAGACCCACCCGGGCGGCGAGTTCCTGATCCGCCAGATGCTGCGCTCGGTCGACGGCATCGTCGTGCACTCCGCCGAACAGGCCCGGCTGGCCCACGAACTCGGCCTCGACCGGCGTCCCGTGGTGACTGTGCCGCTGGCCCCGCACCTGCCCGGGGGCCTGCCCGAGCCGGCCGGCCGTCAGCTCGCCGCCGGGCGCGCCCCGCGGTCCGCCGGTGACCCGCTGCGTGTTCTCACCCTCGGCATGGTGCGTGAGTACAAGGGCTACGACCTGCTGCTCGAGGCCGCGAAGGGTGTGCCCGAGGTGACCGTCACCGTCGCCGGTGAGCAGTGGGGCGCGGCCGGTGAGCGGGTGCGCGAACTGGCCGCCGACCCGGCGCTCGCCGCGAGGGTGCACGTGATGCCCGGCTACGTCGCCGGCGTCGACATCCCCGCCCTGATGGCCTCGCACGACGTGCTGGCCCTGCCCTACCGGCACGCCACCGCCTCGCAGAACGTGCTGCTCGGCCACGCCCACGGCCTGCCGGTGCTCGCCACGAGCGTCGGCACCTTCCCCGACGACGTGCACGACGGCGTCGACGGCCTGCTGGTGCCATCCGCCGACGTGCCCGCCCTGGTCACCGCGCTCAAGCAGCTCACGGCCCCCGGTGAGCTCGACCGCCTGCGCGCCGGCCTTCCCGACATCGACCTGGCCGGCCCCTGGGACCGCTATGTCGAGGCACTGACCGGGGTTGTCCCGGTCGAGTCGCGGCAGCCGTGA